The Aphelocoma coerulescens isolate FSJ_1873_10779 chromosome 2, UR_Acoe_1.0, whole genome shotgun sequence genome contains a region encoding:
- the GORASP1 gene encoding Golgi reassembly-stacking protein 1, with the protein MGLGSSSEGPGGGAEGFHVHGVQENSPAQQGGLEPFFDFIIAIGHTRLNKENNMLKDLLKANAEKAVKLEVYNIKTMKIREVEVVPSNMWGGQGLLGASVRFCSFQGANEHVWHVLDVEPSSPAALAGLQPYTDYVVGSDQILQESEDFFSLIESHEGKPLKLMVYNTEADSIREVVVTPNGAWGGEGSLGCGIGYGYLHRIPTQSITSKKKPESKSPSPSPEAGTPVPSTNGYTETPLLAAASQNDSSETVMNLDHATDQEISGYSPESSLSPPPPLQRVMDPGFLDMSGISVSELTSLTEVSNLSPSASFNVPAAAASVGPETLMSNSEASAYLENASTLDIEGVTPYPEGSGKQPTLDDLLPSIPSLPSLDLPHNISSKATLGTDADNQESKLLVNSTESSLTTAPETPEDEAASEQKAEAAAQDPV; encoded by the exons ATGGGGCTGGGATCCAGCTCCgagggccccggcggcggcgccgagggCTTCCACGTGCACGGG GTTCAAGAAAACTCCCCAGCCCAACAAGGAGGACTGGAACCTTTCTTTGATTTCATCATTGCCATAGGACACACGAGGCTT AACAAGGAAAACAATATGTTGAAAGACCTGCTGAAGGCAAATGCTGAGAAAGCAGTGAAGCTGGAGGTGTATAACatcaaaacaatgaaaatacGAGAGGTGGAGGTGGTCCCCAGTAACATGTGGGGAGGACAAGGCCTCCTTGGAGCCAGTGTGAGGTTCTGCAGCTTCCAGGGAGCCAATGAACACGTCTGGCATGTTCTG GACGTTGAGCCTTcatctcctgcagctctggctggtCTCCAGCCATACACTGACTACGTTGTTGGATCTGATCAGATTCTCCAGGAG tcaGAGGATTTCTTTTCCCTGATTGAATCCCATGAGGGGAAGCCGCTGAAGCTGATGGTTTATAACACTGAAGCAGATTCCATCCGAGAGGTAGTTGTGACTCCCAATGGAGCTTGGGGTGGAGAAGGAAG TTTAGGATGTGGTATTGGATATGGCTATTTGCACAGAATTCCAACACAGTCCATAACATCAAAGAAAAAGCCAGAAAGCAAATCACCCTCACCCTCGCCAGAAGCTGGAACTCCTGTGCCATCCACTAATGGTTACACAGAG ACTCCATTATTGGCAGCTGCCTCTCAGAATGACAGCTCTGAAACAGTTATGAACTTGGATCATGCCACAGATCAAGAAATAAGTGGTTATTCACCAGAAAgctccctttctcctcctccccctctccagaGAGTTATGGATCCAG GATTTCTAGATATGTCTGGAATTTCAGTTTCTGAGCTGACAAGCTTAACAGAAGTGTCCAACCTGTCACCATCTGCCTCCTTCaatgtgccagcagcagctgcttctgtagGCCCTGAAACATTAATGTCAAATAGTGAAGCCTCTGCTTATTTAG AAAATGCCTCAacattggacattgaaggtgtAACCCCATATCCTGAAGGATCAGGCAAGCAGCCCACACTGGATGACCTCCTGCCTTCAATTCCATCTTTACCTTCTCTTGATCTTCCTCACAACATTTCTTCAAAAGCAACACTAGGAACTGATGCTGATAACCAGGAATCCAAGCTGCTTGTGAACAGCACTGAGAGCTCATTAACCACTGCTCCAGAGACACCAGAGGATGAAGCAGCAAGTGAGCagaaagcagaagcagctgcacAAGATCCTGTGTGA